The Osmerus eperlanus chromosome 20, fOsmEpe2.1, whole genome shotgun sequence DNA segment CTCTTTATGTGTGAGCATATGAGGCAGAGCCCACCTGGcttgttcacacacaaacacacacacatacacacacgtacacacacatacacacacatacacacacacacacacacatacacacacatacacacacatacacacacatgcacataaaccCTTTTTTTCTCTGATACACCCTCTTTCTTTatcacgcacacaggcacactctctctccaacctccaGACACATTCCCCTGCATAAGGAACACTTCATTCACAGCTCTCATTCTCATGTTCAAGGATTACAGATCACATGGTCTCACAGCATgggaaggaagagaagaggaggcgaGGAAAGGCTTGCGGTTTGTGGTCAGGAATTAACAGTTACTGGTGACTGACTTTGTGGTCGCAAGACAGACAAAGTCTATTTATCTTGGTCATGattcaaaacacacagactgacaaagTTGTCAGGAAATTGGATTGGATTGACCTTTCATGATAATATAGATTCAAGTGTCACTGTTTACTGAATAATACCATAAAGGAAGGCTTGTCCTGCACGCTACTTAGGATGAGTCTGCTAAATCAGGCATTCATAAGAAATTAAAGACCCACACTAAATGAGTTGTACTTTTTTTTcactgcatgtatgtatgttcaGTGTTGGAGAACTTCAAGTGCAATTTTGAGTTGCGCACCCCTGCTTTTAAGACTTCCATCCTTCCGGCTTTCTATACAATAGTTTGTGTGGAAGAGGCCCTCTCTCCAGGGGATCCTGCCAGCGGGCAAACCTTCTTGTTTTGCTCGCTTCAAAAATCACTTTTATTCTATGGAAGATGAGGATGGAAAAGCTTGTTTCGGTTGTATTACCAACCAGGTGGAAAAACTATTACCTTGAGACCTTTGTGAGTCTGATGTTGTAACATTAAACATGATTGGATTCTTTTCATTttcaaaaatacatatatatctTCCAGAATCCtattccatccatctctcttatCTGGAAACCCAGCTCATGACACCATCTTCATTCATGCCTCTATAAAGTAACGGATGTTACGTTACGAGTGTTTTTCAATGTAAagagtactgtatgtgttgcTTCTGTGAAAGCAGACAAGCCTTTGTTGCATTACAGATTGGCTGTTGATGAAATTTGAGTTCATGTTATGAGTGGATTTTGAGTTCAATGAAAAGCCTGTTGCATGGCAACCGGCCTCCCTGCGGTTCTGTTTTGGACTACGTCAACATAGCTGAGACCAGCTGTTTAGTTGCCCACGGATACCGAATTAGGAtcagaaaaaaaatattccaAGGACAGGGGGAATTATCcctaggaggaggggaaagggtaaACAGACCCTAGATCTGTGTCTTTGAGGTCCACCCTTCTCCTACACCTCTCCTAGCAACCGTCCATCCCAGCATGCATCTGGGTGGGGTTGACCTCAAGGTCTGCTTCTGGTGTCCATTTACAATCTGAGCACAATAACAGGcggaggaggaaagaaagaaggagaaaggtCTGGTGGGATGAGACAAAGAAAACTGCTGTGTTCTTTATCTTTTGGATTAAGGGAAGGTGAGGTACTGTAAGATTTGATCTACTCAAGAGATTCCATTAACTCCCAGTTCACTACCAGAAAAGTCCCAGAGATGAAATTAGTTGTGTTTGGGATTCTAAACGTTTGCCCAGTTGTTGTGGCCTTACCTCAGTCAAACATGAGTCAATATCTTTGTGACAGAACGGTGTCATTGATTATTAAGACCAACCAATGATAACCAACCATTTCACCAAGAACACAGCTGGAAGGATTTCTGAAACATGACGTTGTTAGATGGTATATAAATACACACTGATGAAAAACAAGGGGCTTGACATTAGACAATCACAGGACTTCACTGGGAAAGTGTTCTGAAAGAAAGAACATTTTGAGGGTCCTCTACAGATATATTACTGTGAGACTGTCTTTATCAACACACCAAACTGAACTAGTCAGATGTCAACCAAGACTTGCTGACACACGTATAGTATATAGGGTCAGTTTCTCAAGAGATTTGTGGAAGTACATTTGAACATAGTCACATGATTGGTAACTGTATGCAGAATATTCTCTCATTGCTTTTGGGTTAAGAATTTCAACATACAGATGGACACCAGTCATTACAGTAACCACATGGACAATTCATTTGTCATGTCAGATTCTTTGGCAGTATCCATGGCTCCCTCAACTCATTGTACAACATGGATTCCTTCTGTCTTTCTGAAGTcagatttttgggggggttaaacaggttgaaaaaaaaacacaatttatcCGGgtttgtatgtgggtgtgtttgtttatgtgtgtgtgtgtgtggggagggaggggggggggaaggacaaCGGAAGGGTGTGAACGCTATACTGGAGTGCAGCTTTCCAGATGTTACACAAAGGATGTGATTTCATTCTTGTAATGTCCAAGCAATCTCTTCCAGCAAAACAACACGTGCATAAATCtgtcacactgaaacacacaccattcCTCCTGGAGTCACTGCAAATGTACAGTGGACTACTTTATTATTTCAACCCTACTGAAGCATAACTTAAATTATCCTAAACTGAAAGTATCTATTCAAGGTATTCCACTAACCTGAAAGCATTATTGCATGGCACTCAACATTCGAACAACAGTATGAGGGAAAAGATAGCATTGCCACATATCTCTATGGGAGAGAGTTTGTATAGACAGAGGCTGTCCAAAGACCAAGATAAGTGACAACCCCTGCTCTAGTTACTGTGATTGTGTATTAAGGCCCTTTCTATctttgtctccctttctctcttcctgtgttaTTTGGTAATCATCACATTGTTTCCTCTTTGGATGCTTTAAAATAACAAGAGCACCCGTAACCATGAGATACAACTTTCCTCTGAAAAAGGTGCTTCACACCATTTCCCTTTTACACAGATGCCCATCACTGGCCTGAAGTTTGGGAGAGTATCGTTTTCGAACGGGCTATGTTGTACACTGTCAACTAGAACTTGAATGTAGGTGTCCAGGTACATCTGTACCATCTGCAGTGGTGTAGGCTCAGTGAAGCAGGTTGCATCCCGTCCAGGGTTTCCTGTATGCCCACTACAAACTGATACATGTATGGGGGAGGCACAAGGAGGAGGGGGCTTGGTTTGTTGAagtacatgtactgtatgtctgtacTGTAGGTACTGTACTACTGGGTATGCATATTTAAATATTCATGCAAGGACTTCAGAGTTTTTGTCTGTTCTTCAAGAGATGAAACAGTAAGTACAGCTATACCAGATGTGATGTCAGATGTATATGGGTCACATGACGTGTCATTTAAATGTATCTAAAATGGATGCTTTAAAGCATAAGAAGACAACAGTACATtagcattttattcatttagctgatGCTTTCATCCAATGTGACGTGAAAGTGCAACAGAAGATCAAAGATCAGAAGTTctacagtattttggtggtcaaGGTTCTATTACAACATAACAACTATATTTTGACCTTTGCTACATATTACTAGCATTTTTGTCACTGCTTGTCACACCACCCAACTGTGCAAACTTTATACAGGCTATATGATTATCAGTGCTATTGTCCACtccaaaatggacaccagaagaGTTGGCTCATGATTCCACCTGTTTCAGCTGTTTTACTCATTACAACCAATCAGTCCATATGCAGTGTTTTCCTTCCATGGGAAAGTGGTTGTCGCCAATGGAACAATCTGGTTTTGAGCCCAGGCCAAAGGGAGTGAACTCTCCTGGGATTCACAATGCACTGGTCTCTCCATGCATGCCAACAAATAAGTGCAAAATGGGAAATGTTGGAGCTGAAAATgggaaaaggaaaacatttccTAAGTGACCTCTCTACATAGTTTTTCATGTGGCATCTAAAAAGTACTTACATTCCTGCAGTAGTCCTTTGCCAACTAGGGGTATGAATCATCCCGCTACAAGGGTGACATATTTGACCTCTGGGTTTTGTCTTTGAGCAGATCATTTTGCTCATATGCTTAAGCATACAATATACACGCTTGTATATATataagcactttgagctgcgattcttgtatgaaaagtgctatataaataaagtcttacttacttacttgtaTGCCTAAGACCCATTATGGACTTCAATTTCGATTTTTTCCAATTGCAAAAAACATGGGGCTCGACACTATTGTATTAGACACTTTTATGCTGAAACGGAGAACTCTTCCCTTCCCTTTTGCAGCTTCCATGCATGCATTGCACAGCAGTTTAATAAACTACAGCTGCTCAGACTAGCTCAGCAGTGTCAATAGGTTATAACTCAGCTTTTGATTTATTgttcaaacaaaacaataaaaaaaaatgttttgtttcaACTGAACGTGTCCATTAATGTTCAGCATGTagctatttgtatttattttcttaAAATGTAGCTATTACATTTGCTTAAACTGATTCAGTCTGTTGAAATTGACTTTGCTGTGGGGGCAGCGGATGATTGCTTTATCCACTGCATTCTTTCAAAAATAGATCATTTAACACTGGAAATAATCACTCAAGATCAACCAATATTCTTTTTAGGATGTTTATTAAAATCACCACAATGTTTAGAACCAAATGTATCATATTGGAGTACAGAATATAAATTTGCTTTGGCAACACAATGAAGAACAAGGGCAATACACGCTGTCGCATTAGCTTGTCTGCTCATTGAACTGAGCCGGTCGTCTGCCAATCCAGCCGAAGACAGGTGGTGACCCCATCATGCCTCCTTCACATATGTCCTCACTGCCACCACATCTCCCATGCAGCATTtctgtgaggagagaagcaTGTGAGGTCAAGGGAGGGAATCCAAAAGGTGCAGGCCAGGAGGAAGTAGGACATGTCAACACATTGCTTCAATTACAGAGATGTGGAATTAATTAGGAATGTCTAAATTGTAGATGCAACACATGGGAACACTTGACAGAAAACGTGCTAAATAAATAAGGGTAGACCTACATAGAAGGTTAAGGGGAAAATATACATCAGCTACTTTGAGTGTTCAAAAACCTTACCGCTATCAATTTTCCATCTGTCACCTCCCTCTCAATGTTAGTCTCTTTGCCATCCCAGCTTTGTTTTTGCACAAGTTTGCCATCTTCAATAGTCATAACAGTCTGGGAAAAGGAGGAAATTATCAAATAGCATTAATTCCAGACAGTAAATCACCCAATTTGGTCGAATCTTCCATATGCTACCTCTTTTTCTCCCCAGACAAACCAACCGTTGTTTTTCTGTCGTCCGCAGTAGTCTCCTCGAATGGCTCGTTGAGTTTGAATTTAATCTCAGTCGTTTTGAAGGTGCTCTGGGACTTCATACAAATAACACCTTGGTCTTCTATGCTCAAAATCAGATTGGGCTTGGTCCGATTTCCCACCTGTCGGGTGGCAAATCCAACACCTGcataaaagaaaaaatatatttcagcAGGGGGTATTTTTTCCGTAGGCTACAATAATGCATCGCATATTCAGTTTGTGCAAATTATGACGTTCCAAAATAAAATTATCATAATGACTTACAGTACGCAATGCATGTTTTACTGTCCTAATATTTCCAATAACCCTAAACTCTACATCGATGCAAGAAAACGAAAACCTACCTATAGCCTTCATGTAATCATCGAAGTTCTCGCTGGAAATCATTTTCCAAGTCCCAATAAACTTCTCAACCATGTTTGCAACGTGAGTGGTTCTCTCAACAATCCTAATCGTTCCAACTTCAACTCTCTCCTCATTTGTGTGTGCGAGCCAAAGTTTTTAAAGGGAACTCTCTGACACGCGCATTGCCGAGGTGTCCAATCACAACCACAAACGTCACGTTGGGTCGACTGCTTCAGATTTGGGAATGGGGGAAAGGTCTAGTGGCTCATCAGTCATCACTTCCTCTTCTGCCAAATTACATTTCACCTATATGCTAACGGTTGCATACATTTCACTCAAATGCTGGAATGAATGACTATTCTATCCAGAAAATAATTTGGAACACATGCCACTTCTGGGTAGCTAAAGATTGAAGTGTAGGCCTCTGCCTAAATGAAATACAATTTGATCATTTGTTTTAATATAAACAGCATTGGTACGTGGGGATCGAGAGGGATACAAAGGAAATGTATTTCAACAGAGCATTTATTCACATTCACAAATATACAAATTGATAGATTTATACATAAATATTGCGGAAGAAGGGGCTATTTCTTCGCTCCAGCTCTGGCCTGAGGGTCCTTGGCTATGCAGCGTGACTGCAGTGCTGTAATCATCTCCTTGCAGGTCAGTCCAGCTCCCTTCAGCACCAACTTCTCCCCATCCGCTGTGGTGGGGACGCATAAGTCAGACCGACTATCTCTGGATGTAAAACAAACCACTTAAGTGGTTTGTTAACTCTTAAGGTTTTAAATGACGTGAGTTACTAACAAGCTCTAGTGATAAGGAAGAATATAGCATGAGTTAAGATCGCTTCAAATCAAGCTAAGTTGGTAAACACTGTCGATGCAACATTCATTTAAATGTAGGGTAGGGCCTACAGTGTGGTGTCTTACTGAATGTGATGTCCACCAAAGGTTCAGACTTGTCATGTTTCACTTTTGTGGTCACCTCACAGTTCATGTTGGTCATTCTGGCCTTTTCCGATCCCACCCTGACCAGAAACTCCCTGAAATACAAGAAGGTTGCattattaaaatgagaaaagagTGAATTATATAATGCCCTCACTTTAGGGGTTACTGACGATCTTATAGGCTACAAACTCGGAAGAGAACACGGCATCTTTCACAAGGTGCCACCCATAGTAATAGTTAGCTAGCTTGCCGACGAACGTCAAATATTCTTAGTTTCATCATGTTGTGGCCTTTGTAGATTACTGCGATATATTCTCAAAACGAGAAAAACACATATTATATTCTTACCGTGTTGAACGAACATTAGACTCAAAGGGACAAAACTGTACAACTATACTCTTAATGGCTTTTAGTACAACGGCTGACCGACTGGAAGCTGCCATTTTTGTCTCTATGACCTTTCAACTGCGTGCGCATTTGAGTAGGCTACGTCTTACCACATACGGTCCAGCAGATGGGGTAAGTGCATA contains these protein-coding regions:
- the fabp4a gene encoding fatty acid binding protein 4a, whose amino-acid sequence is MVEKFIGTWKMISSENFDDYMKAIGVGFATRQVGNRTKPNLILSIEDQGVICMKSQSTFKTTEIKFKLNEPFEETTADDRKTTTVMTIEDGKLVQKQSWDGKETNIEREVTDGKLIAKCCMGDVVAVRTYVKEA
- the mrpl53 gene encoding 39S ribosomal protein L53, mitochondrial, which gives rise to MAASSRSAVVLKAIKSIVVQFCPFESNVRSTREFLVRVGSEKARMTNMNCEVTTKVKHDKSEPLVDITFTDGEKLVLKGAGLTCKEMITALQSRCIAKDPQARAGAKK